Proteins encoded in a region of the Vibrio sp. CB1-14 genome:
- the pepN gene encoding aminopeptidase N, translating into MTESAPKAKYRSDYQSPSHTITDVNLTFDLHETQTRVTAISQVKQMANETTLTLDGEGIELVQISVNGQVWQDYAQTDTGLAIHNLPEEFELAIENIISPSTNTALEGLYISDGAYCTQCEAEGFRRITYFLDRPDVLAKYTTKVIADKESFPYLLSNGNKIEEGQLENGKHFVAWEDPHPKPSYLFALVAGDFDVLRDKYTTRSGRDVALEIFVDKGNLDRANHAMVSLINSMKWDEERFGLEYDLDIYMIVAVDFFNMGAMENKGLNVFNSKFVLANDQTATDTDYLGIEAVIGHEYFHNWTGNRVTCRDWFQLSLKEGLTVFRDQEFSSDLGSRSVNRINNVRIIRGPQFAEDASPMSHPIRPDKVIEMNNFYTLTVYEKGSEVIRMMHTLLGEDKFQAGMKLYFERHDGTAATCENFVAAMEDASGIDLNQFRLWYSQSGTPTVSVTEQYDEAAYTYTLSVKQTTPATQDQAEKQALHIPFDVELYDEQGKVFELQRNGELCGNVLNITESEQSFVFENISSKPVPSMLREFSAPVRLNFEYSDEQLAFLMIHARNDFAKWDAGQMLLAKYIKSNVEAVQKGANVELPELVVDAFRGVVLNSELEPAFIAEALSLPSFNEVAGWYETVDVDAVCDVLKGIKLALASELQDEMSALYHTLAQADYTIEHAAIGKRSLRNLCLQYLVNVPEYAHLAKDQYQSANNMTDTIAAMSAANSASLTFREEIMSDYSEKWSHDGLVMDKWFALQGANPSKDALVNVKACMSHKAFSLSNPNRTRSLIGSFLNMNPRRFHDKSGKGYQFAGEILTQLNESNPQVASRLIDPLLKLKKYDSERQALITLELEKLKGLDNLAKDLFEKVTKALES; encoded by the coding sequence ATGACGGAGTCAGCACCTAAAGCCAAATACCGAAGTGACTATCAATCACCTTCGCACACTATCACAGATGTAAACCTTACTTTCGATCTTCACGAAACTCAAACTCGTGTTACAGCTATCTCTCAAGTTAAACAGATGGCAAATGAAACAACGTTAACGCTTGACGGCGAAGGTATTGAGTTAGTACAAATCAGTGTCAACGGACAAGTTTGGCAAGACTATGCGCAGACAGATACCGGCTTAGCGATTCATAACCTGCCGGAAGAGTTTGAACTCGCGATTGAGAATATCATTTCACCTTCAACAAATACCGCGCTAGAAGGTTTGTATATTTCAGACGGCGCGTACTGCACTCAATGTGAAGCAGAAGGTTTCCGTCGTATTACTTATTTCCTCGACAGACCAGATGTTCTGGCGAAATACACGACGAAAGTGATTGCAGATAAAGAAAGCTTCCCATACCTGCTAAGCAACGGTAATAAGATCGAGGAAGGTCAGTTAGAAAATGGTAAGCATTTTGTGGCATGGGAAGATCCGCATCCGAAGCCATCTTATCTTTTTGCTCTGGTTGCGGGTGACTTTGATGTATTGCGTGACAAATACACCACGCGCTCTGGTCGCGATGTAGCACTAGAGATTTTTGTCGATAAAGGCAACTTAGATCGCGCCAACCATGCGATGGTTTCGCTTATCAACTCCATGAAATGGGATGAAGAGCGTTTTGGTCTGGAATACGATCTTGATATTTACATGATCGTTGCTGTCGATTTCTTCAACATGGGTGCGATGGAAAACAAAGGCCTAAACGTCTTCAACTCTAAGTTTGTTTTGGCTAATGACCAAACAGCGACGGATACCGATTACCTTGGTATCGAAGCAGTAATTGGTCATGAATATTTTCACAACTGGACTGGTAACCGAGTGACTTGCCGTGACTGGTTCCAACTAAGCCTGAAAGAAGGTTTGACTGTATTCCGTGATCAAGAGTTTTCGTCTGACTTAGGTTCACGTTCGGTAAATCGTATCAACAACGTACGTATCATTCGTGGCCCTCAGTTTGCCGAAGACGCGAGTCCAATGTCACACCCAATTCGTCCAGACAAAGTGATTGAAATGAATAACTTCTACACTTTAACGGTTTACGAAAAGGGCAGTGAAGTTATTCGAATGATGCATACCTTGTTGGGTGAAGATAAGTTCCAAGCGGGCATGAAACTTTACTTTGAACGCCATGATGGTACAGCAGCAACCTGTGAAAACTTTGTTGCAGCGATGGAAGATGCATCAGGTATCGATCTTAATCAGTTCCGTTTATGGTATAGCCAGTCGGGTACACCAACGGTGTCTGTTACTGAACAATATGATGAAGCTGCATACACCTATACATTAAGCGTGAAGCAGACGACACCGGCAACACAAGATCAGGCAGAAAAGCAGGCACTGCACATTCCATTTGACGTAGAACTGTATGATGAACAAGGAAAAGTTTTCGAGTTACAGCGTAACGGAGAGCTTTGCGGCAATGTGCTAAACATTACCGAATCTGAGCAAAGTTTTGTGTTCGAAAATATCTCAAGCAAACCAGTTCCTTCAATGCTTCGAGAATTCTCTGCACCAGTGCGCTTGAACTTTGAGTACAGCGATGAACAGTTGGCTTTCTTGATGATTCACGCTCGCAATGACTTTGCTAAGTGGGATGCCGGTCAAATGTTGCTGGCGAAATACATTAAGTCAAATGTAGAAGCGGTGCAAAAAGGCGCTAACGTTGAACTTCCAGAATTGGTGGTAGATGCTTTTAGAGGTGTAGTGCTAAATAGTGAACTTGAGCCAGCCTTTATTGCTGAAGCATTATCGCTACCGAGCTTCAATGAAGTGGCAGGTTGGTATGAGACAGTAGATGTTGATGCAGTGTGTGATGTACTTAAAGGGATCAAACTTGCTTTAGCATCGGAACTGCAAGATGAAATGTCTGCGCTTTACCATACACTCGCGCAAGCTGATTACACTATTGAGCACGCTGCTATTGGTAAGCGTTCGTTGCGTAATCTGTGTCTTCAATATTTGGTGAATGTACCAGAGTACGCACATCTTGCTAAAGACCAGTACCAATCGGCGAACAACATGACCGACACTATTGCTGCAATGAGCGCTGCAAACAGTGCATCACTTACATTCCGTGAAGAAATCATGTCTGACTACAGTGAAAAATGGAGCCACGATGGTTTGGTTATGGATAAGTGGTTTGCTTTGCAAGGTGCGAATCCGTCGAAAGATGCGCTGGTAAATGTCAAAGCTTGTATGTCACATAAAGCATTTAGCTTAAGTAATCCTAACCGCACTCGCAGCTTAATTGGCTCATTCCTAAACATGAACCCACGCCGTTTCCATGATAAATCGGGTAAAGGCTATCAGTTTGCTGGTGAAATTCTAACGCAACTGAATGAATCTAACCCTCAAGTGGCCTCGCGCTTAATCGACCCACTTCTAAAACTGAAGAAGTACGATAGTGAACGCCAAGCATTGATAACGCTAGAGCTCGAGAAGTTGAAAGGTCTTGATAACCTAGCTAAAGACTTGTTTGAAAAAGTCACGAAAGCGCTAGAATCTTAA
- a CDS encoding DUF2835 domain-containing protein, translated as MKHYYFSLNISYQQYVTHYTGHAYSILVCTDQGLRLQLPATRFRPFLTQLGLKGRFRLTTDQNNKFLRLESL; from the coding sequence ATGAAACATTACTATTTCAGTCTAAATATTAGCTATCAACAGTACGTTACACACTACACTGGTCATGCATACAGTATTTTGGTTTGTACCGATCAAGGATTGAGATTACAGCTACCAGCGACAAGATTTCGTCCGTTTTTAACACAATTAGGTCTAAAAGGACGCTTCAGGTTGACAACTGACCAAAACAACAAGTTTTTACGGTTAGAATCACTGTAA
- a CDS encoding NAD-glutamate dehydrogenase translates to MTTREPVVPVLLEKVYQLIESKVEGVNQPLVTKLAKHIFSNVSPDDLLQRNESDLYGAAVSLWHHLNEKKYDEISVRVFNPTVSRHGWQSTHTIVEIAVPDSPFLVDSVKMALNRVDLTCHIMLHGPTQFERNDQGQITSVNEGKGHLQSVFHIEVDRLSEKSEMTALKDELIAIFEDTSLVVNEWESMSDKLKQITKDLVKNKSKLPLEADRFDETIAYLEWLGDHNFTFMGYKEFDLISEEGDSVLKPTDEPGLGLFSKADRVRSVKISEFSDSARLEAKKPFLLILTKGNKASRIHRPAYTDYVGIKKFDANGKVIGEHRFTGLYTSAVYNQSVSTIPLIREKVERILSASGYRDGSYSYKALRNILENYPRDELLQAKEEELLEIGMGVVQMQDRDLIRLFVRKDPFGRFFSCMVYVSKDRYNTQLRKDTQRILKNYFGIEQEVEFTTYFSESPLARTHYIVRVDNNNMDVDVKAIERNLMEVSASWDDRLSDAIVANFGESKGLPLSKVYSKAFPRSYKEDMMPTSAVADIERLEALDEDNKLGMLFYRPQEESANSKAVRLKLYHRDEPIHLSDVMPMLENLGLRVIGESPYEIVKTDGGTYWILDFSMLHKSDAEVDLREARDRFQQAFAAIWSGDLESDGFNRLVLGSGLTGREVSILRAYARYMRQVGFPFSQHYIEDTLNHYPELAKDLVELFTQRFMPSLKGSKKGQQRVIEKINKQLDKVDSLDDDRIIRRYVEMISATLRTNYYQKDKAGEHKPWLSLKLEPKKIPEIPAPVPAFEIFVYAPDIEGVHLRGGKVARGGLRWSDRQEDFRTEILGLVKAQQVKNTVIVPVGAKGGFVCKRQPQLSSRDEIFAEGQRCYKQFIRALLDVSDNIIEGEVVPPKSVVRHDEDDPYLVVAADKGTATFSDLANSVSDEYNFWLGDAFASGGSNGYDHKAMGITAKGGWESVKRHFREMGIDCQNEDFTAIGVGDMAGDVFGNGMLLSKHIKLKAAFNHMHIFIDPNPVSSAKSWDERKRLFDLPRSSWEDYDPKLISKGGGVFARRAKSIKLTPEIQKMLGTKKASVAPNDLIKMILGMEVDLLWNGGIGTYVKASSETHTDVGDRANDVLRINGSELRAKVVGEGGNLGMTQLGRIEYALAGGRVNTDFVDNVGGVDCSDNEVNIKIFLNGLVSNGDLTVKQRNQILESMEDEVGEIVLDDAYCQSESISVTEFQGVSLVKEQIRFIHTLEKAGHLDRALEYIPSDEDLLEREKQGIGMTRPELSVLVAYGKMVLKEELVTDDIANDPYHQQQLTQYFPSELRRNYLESMPNHPLRAEIISTMLANQMVNEMGCNFVTRLQEETGATVVDIANAYAASREIYGFAYTFEQIRKLDNVASSEAQYELLFIVRRTLRRLARWILRNRPGKQSVEELVARYREDVIKVEQTLEKCLVAEEVEEHHELAQVWVEQGVGSELANYVSRLSSLLSAVDIAEIAAEASFEVERASKLYFHLGDRLSLHWFLNQINGQAVDNNWQALARAAFREDLDWQQRLLTAQVLRCGCGGDSEDVILSLDNWMDTNTHSLQRWENILNEFKVGNVHEFAKFSVALRELSLLNLNCANNL, encoded by the coding sequence ATGACCACGCGCGAACCCGTTGTTCCGGTTCTACTGGAGAAAGTTTATCAACTGATTGAATCTAAAGTAGAAGGCGTCAATCAGCCATTAGTGACTAAACTTGCCAAACACATTTTTAGCAACGTTTCCCCTGACGATTTGCTACAGAGAAACGAGTCAGACCTGTATGGTGCCGCTGTGAGCCTTTGGCATCATCTCAACGAGAAAAAATACGATGAGATTTCTGTTCGAGTATTCAACCCGACGGTGAGTCGTCACGGTTGGCAGTCAACTCATACTATTGTTGAAATTGCAGTGCCAGATTCTCCATTCTTAGTCGACTCTGTAAAAATGGCACTCAATCGTGTCGATCTTACATGTCATATTATGCTGCATGGCCCAACTCAGTTTGAGAGAAATGATCAAGGCCAAATTACTTCGGTCAATGAAGGGAAAGGGCATCTTCAATCAGTCTTCCATATCGAGGTGGATAGGCTGAGTGAAAAATCAGAAATGACTGCGCTTAAAGATGAACTGATTGCCATTTTTGAAGACACCAGTTTGGTGGTCAACGAATGGGAGTCAATGTCAGATAAGCTCAAGCAAATTACGAAAGACCTAGTAAAAAACAAAAGCAAGCTGCCATTAGAAGCGGATCGTTTTGATGAGACGATTGCATACTTAGAGTGGCTGGGTGATCACAACTTCACATTCATGGGATACAAAGAATTTGATCTTATTAGTGAAGAAGGGGATTCAGTATTAAAACCAACCGATGAGCCAGGACTTGGCTTGTTCTCGAAAGCAGATCGCGTTCGCTCGGTGAAGATTTCTGAATTTTCTGATTCGGCGCGCTTAGAAGCGAAAAAGCCGTTCCTACTCATCCTGACAAAAGGTAACAAAGCAAGCCGCATTCACAGACCTGCTTATACCGACTATGTAGGCATCAAAAAATTCGACGCTAACGGCAAGGTAATTGGCGAACATCGATTTACTGGTCTTTATACCTCTGCCGTGTACAACCAGAGCGTTTCAACTATTCCACTTATCCGCGAAAAAGTAGAACGTATCTTATCGGCAAGCGGTTATCGAGATGGTTCGTACTCTTACAAAGCATTGAGAAACATTCTTGAAAATTACCCACGTGATGAGCTACTTCAAGCGAAAGAAGAAGAACTGCTTGAGATAGGTATGGGCGTAGTGCAAATGCAGGATCGTGATTTGATCCGATTGTTTGTGCGTAAAGATCCGTTTGGGCGCTTTTTCAGCTGCATGGTTTACGTGAGTAAAGATCGTTACAACACACAGCTTAGAAAAGACACGCAACGGATCCTGAAAAACTATTTTGGTATTGAGCAAGAGGTTGAATTTACGACTTACTTCTCAGAGAGTCCACTGGCAAGAACCCACTATATCGTTAGGGTAGATAACAACAACATGGATGTAGATGTGAAGGCGATTGAACGAAACCTAATGGAGGTATCCGCTTCTTGGGATGACCGTTTGTCTGACGCTATCGTTGCTAACTTTGGTGAAAGTAAAGGGTTGCCCCTCTCTAAGGTGTATTCAAAAGCATTCCCGCGTTCATATAAAGAAGACATGATGCCAACATCGGCGGTGGCAGACATTGAACGTCTTGAAGCGCTAGATGAAGACAACAAATTAGGTATGCTTTTCTACCGCCCTCAAGAAGAGTCAGCCAATTCTAAGGCCGTGCGCCTTAAACTTTACCACCGTGATGAGCCAATCCATCTATCTGATGTCATGCCAATGCTGGAGAATCTTGGGTTACGAGTGATCGGTGAATCGCCATACGAGATCGTTAAAACTGACGGCGGTACATATTGGATCCTTGATTTCTCAATGCTTCATAAGAGCGACGCAGAAGTGGATCTTCGTGAAGCAAGAGATCGCTTCCAGCAAGCCTTTGCCGCAATTTGGTCTGGCGATCTTGAAAGCGATGGCTTTAACCGACTTGTGCTAGGCTCGGGTTTAACTGGTAGAGAAGTTTCTATTCTCCGTGCTTATGCTCGCTACATGCGCCAAGTTGGCTTCCCATTCAGTCAGCACTACATTGAAGATACTCTGAATCACTACCCAGAGCTGGCGAAAGATCTTGTTGAACTGTTTACCCAGCGTTTCATGCCGTCACTAAAAGGCAGTAAGAAAGGTCAACAGCGTGTGATTGAGAAAATCAATAAGCAGCTCGATAAAGTCGATAGCTTGGATGACGACCGTATTATCCGTCGTTATGTCGAAATGATTTCTGCAACACTTCGCACTAACTACTACCAGAAAGACAAAGCCGGTGAGCATAAGCCATGGTTATCGCTCAAACTAGAGCCCAAGAAAATTCCTGAAATTCCAGCACCAGTGCCAGCGTTTGAGATCTTCGTTTATGCCCCAGACATTGAAGGTGTGCATCTTCGTGGTGGCAAAGTTGCTCGTGGTGGTCTTCGCTGGTCAGATCGTCAAGAAGACTTCAGAACCGAGATTCTTGGTTTGGTGAAAGCGCAACAAGTTAAAAACACTGTCATTGTTCCAGTTGGTGCAAAAGGCGGCTTCGTTTGTAAGCGTCAGCCACAACTCTCTAGCCGAGACGAGATCTTTGCTGAAGGCCAGCGCTGCTATAAACAGTTCATTCGAGCACTATTGGATGTGTCGGACAACATCATTGAAGGGGAAGTGGTTCCACCTAAGAGTGTAGTAAGACACGATGAGGACGACCCATACTTAGTTGTTGCTGCCGACAAAGGTACTGCAACCTTCTCAGATTTAGCGAACTCAGTATCAGATGAGTATAACTTCTGGCTAGGGGATGCATTTGCTTCCGGTGGTTCAAATGGCTATGACCACAAAGCCATGGGTATTACCGCAAAAGGTGGTTGGGAGTCGGTGAAACGCCATTTCCGTGAAATGGGCATCGATTGCCAAAACGAAGACTTTACGGCCATTGGTGTTGGTGACATGGCAGGGGATGTATTTGGTAACGGGATGCTGCTTTCCAAACATATCAAGCTAAAAGCCGCCTTTAACCACATGCACATCTTTATTGATCCAAATCCGGTGTCTTCTGCGAAGAGTTGGGATGAGCGCAAGCGACTGTTTGATCTTCCACGCTCTAGTTGGGAAGACTACGATCCTAAGTTGATCTCTAAAGGTGGTGGTGTCTTTGCTCGCCGCGCTAAATCGATCAAATTGACCCCAGAAATCCAAAAAATGCTTGGTACTAAGAAAGCGTCTGTTGCACCTAATGATCTTATTAAGATGATTCTGGGCATGGAAGTGGATCTGCTATGGAATGGTGGTATTGGTACTTATGTGAAGGCGAGTTCTGAAACGCACACCGATGTGGGCGACCGCGCGAATGATGTGCTGCGTATCAATGGTAGCGAGCTTAGAGCTAAAGTTGTTGGCGAAGGCGGTAACTTAGGTATGACACAGCTGGGTCGTATTGAATACGCACTGGCGGGTGGTCGTGTAAATACCGACTTTGTCGATAATGTTGGCGGTGTTGATTGCTCGGATAATGAGGTCAACATTAAGATCTTCTTGAATGGTCTTGTTTCAAATGGCGATCTAACGGTCAAGCAGCGCAACCAAATCTTGGAATCTATGGAAGATGAAGTTGGCGAGATTGTGTTGGATGATGCTTACTGCCAATCTGAATCGATTTCGGTGACAGAATTCCAAGGTGTCTCTCTGGTAAAAGAGCAGATCCGCTTTATCCATACGCTAGAGAAGGCGGGGCATTTGGATCGTGCTCTAGAATACATTCCATCGGATGAAGATCTGCTAGAGCGTGAGAAACAAGGGATTGGTATGACTCGTCCTGAGCTTTCCGTGCTGGTGGCTTACGGTAAGATGGTGCTGAAAGAGGAGTTGGTGACAGATGACATCGCGAATGACCCATATCATCAACAACAACTGACTCAGTACTTTCCATCAGAGTTACGCCGTAACTACTTAGAAAGTATGCCAAATCATCCACTGCGCGCAGAAATTATCTCAACTATGCTTGCAAATCAGATGGTTAACGAGATGGGCTGTAACTTTGTGACTCGATTGCAAGAAGAAACAGGTGCAACCGTGGTCGATATTGCGAATGCGTACGCGGCGTCTCGAGAAATCTACGGCTTTGCTTATACTTTTGAGCAAATTAGAAAGTTAGATAATGTCGCGAGCTCTGAAGCACAGTATGAATTGTTGTTTATTGTTCGCAGAACGCTGCGTAGATTGGCTCGCTGGATTCTGCGTAACCGTCCGGGTAAGCAGTCGGTAGAAGAGTTGGTTGCCCGTTATCGTGAAGACGTTATTAAGGTTGAGCAAACTCTTGAGAAATGTTTGGTGGCCGAAGAAGTTGAAGAGCATCATGAATTAGCGCAAGTATGGGTTGAGCAAGGGGTAGGTAGCGAACTTGCGAACTATGTGTCGCGTTTATCTAGCTTACTTTCTGCAGTAGATATCGCTGAAATTGCAGCTGAAGCGAGCTTTGAAGTTGAACGAGCGTCGAAACTTTACTTCCACTTAGGTGATCGATTATCACTGCATTGGTTCTTGAATCAAATCAACGGCCAAGCAGTTGATAATAACTGGCAAGCATTGGCAAGAGCGGCATTCCGTGAAGATCTTGATTGGCAGCAGCGTTTGTTGACTGCTCAAGTATTGCGATGTGGTTGTGGGGGAGATTCAGAAGACGTGATACTGTCACTTGATAACTGGATGGATACCAATACACATAGCCTTCAACGGTGGGAAAATATTCTCAATGAGTTCAAAGTGGGGAATGTACACGAGTTCGCTAAGTTCTCGGTAGCACTGCGCGAACTCAGTTTGTTGAACCTGAACTGTGCAAATAATCTATAG
- the pyrD gene encoding quinone-dependent dihydroorotate dehydrogenase, whose translation MLYRLARTGFFQLDAEKAHDLAIQNFKRFTGTPLDLAYRQQLPNRPVECMGLTFKNPVGLAAGLDKNGECIEAFGAMGFGFVEVGTVTPRPQSGNDKPRLFRLVEAEGIINRMGFSNLGVDNLVENVKKAKYDGIIGINIGKNKDTPIEKGAEDYIICMEKVYEHAGYIAVNISSPNTPGLRSLQYGEALDELLAELKTKQSELAEKHGKYVPLALKIAPDLSDDEISQICDSLIKNQIDGVIATNTTLDRSVVEGMKHANEAGGLSGRPVQSRSTEVVRLLAKNLDGKLPIIGVGGIDSYVSAKEKLMAGASLVQVYSGFIYHGPKLVKDIVKNL comes from the coding sequence ATGCTTTACCGTCTTGCCAGAACTGGCTTTTTCCAACTTGATGCCGAAAAGGCTCACGATCTCGCTATTCAAAACTTCAAGCGCTTCACCGGCACACCACTTGATCTCGCTTATCGCCAACAATTACCAAATCGACCAGTAGAATGCATGGGTTTGACGTTTAAAAACCCTGTGGGTCTAGCTGCAGGCTTAGACAAAAACGGCGAATGTATCGAAGCATTCGGCGCTATGGGCTTTGGTTTTGTTGAAGTTGGTACGGTAACACCACGCCCACAGTCAGGTAATGACAAACCACGCCTGTTCCGCTTGGTAGAAGCTGAAGGTATTATCAACCGAATGGGTTTCAGTAACTTGGGCGTTGATAATCTGGTAGAGAACGTTAAGAAAGCAAAATATGACGGAATCATCGGTATCAACATTGGTAAAAATAAAGATACGCCAATCGAGAAGGGTGCTGAAGACTATATTATCTGTATGGAGAAGGTTTACGAGCACGCGGGCTACATTGCTGTAAACATCTCATCTCCTAACACTCCTGGACTTCGTAGTTTGCAATACGGTGAAGCACTGGATGAACTCCTTGCTGAGCTGAAAACAAAACAGTCAGAATTGGCTGAAAAGCATGGTAAATATGTACCTCTTGCACTGAAGATCGCGCCGGATCTAAGTGATGACGAGATTAGCCAAATCTGCGATTCATTGATCAAGAACCAAATTGACGGTGTGATCGCCACCAATACAACATTGGATCGCTCTGTCGTAGAAGGTATGAAGCACGCCAATGAGGCTGGTGGCTTGAGCGGCCGTCCAGTACAGTCTCGCAGTACAGAAGTAGTGCGCCTTCTAGCGAAAAACCTTGATGGTAAGCTTCCAATCATTGGTGTTGGTGGTATTGACTCGTACGTGTCTGCAAAAGAGAAACTGATGGCCGGTGCTTCGCTGGTGCAAGTTTACTCTGGCTTTATTTACCACGGTCCAAAACTTGTTAAAGACATCGTTAAGAATCTATAA
- a CDS encoding cell division protein ZapC: MLKPSDTWIWYMDESENSLMLDLGDDMVFKTNLSRKLLVDCAMGQNNFTVDDASAFQTFKDQISVLELSEPRQAELTLYCVAAKRFHKPVQPKSWFFDHQDGSYQPEEGELVRLVNSNSEGFFIVLEVGESASLCALVDLESFSLTASKQVTFGQSIKVMHDRMTCAQQFIALNQPIALVG; encoded by the coding sequence ATGCTTAAACCCAGCGATACATGGATCTGGTATATGGACGAGAGTGAGAACTCTCTTATGCTGGACTTGGGAGACGATATGGTTTTTAAAACCAATCTTTCCCGTAAACTCCTTGTCGACTGCGCGATGGGTCAGAACAACTTCACTGTCGATGACGCATCCGCGTTTCAAACCTTTAAAGACCAAATTAGTGTACTTGAGCTCTCAGAGCCTAGACAGGCTGAACTAACGCTGTATTGCGTGGCAGCCAAGCGCTTTCATAAACCCGTACAACCAAAAAGCTGGTTCTTCGACCACCAAGATGGCTCTTATCAGCCAGAGGAAGGGGAACTGGTTCGATTGGTAAACTCAAATTCAGAAGGTTTCTTCATCGTTCTGGAAGTGGGAGAGAGTGCCAGTTTGTGTGCGTTAGTCGACTTAGAGTCATTCAGTTTGACAGCCAGCAAGCAAGTCACGTTTGGCCAAAGCATTAAAGTGATGCACGACCGTATGACGTGTGCACAGCAGTTTATCGCATTAAACCAGCCTATCGCTCTTGTAGGTTAG